One window from the genome of Scatophagus argus isolate fScaArg1 chromosome 13, fScaArg1.pri, whole genome shotgun sequence encodes:
- the LOC124068830 gene encoding uncharacterized protein CXorf38 homolog, producing MGFEELAVRLNDREYKNWLKAARCLLLLKDGLHPFINHHMRAFHGDLLSQNALLRKPCEASCRPRGTKLSSLCRPCSEWQTVILKHHRQRDTVPVNWGNCFPPHWRTDHWELAKAYMPRGQVEVKGADQCDASALLNLINYCDCFHSVDLKCVREVIHYRNKLMHSCEFRVKDEWMKHYQIALKNLLRQFSHVPQMATAGRQIEEMLTIDLSICVSGLDQMDSADLDGSEGDIVSQWEISSDLISQWEAELLQERLQEVLHTAAAADDDDHDTKETEQLKRLQGFLQANRDLAERFSAELQAINSLEARE from the exons ATGGGTTTTGAGGAGCTGGCCGTCCGTCTCAACGACAGAGAGTATAAAAACTGGCTGAAAGCAGCTCGGTGTCTGCTCTTACTGAAGGACGGCCTCCATCCCTTCATCAACCACCACATGAGAGCTTTTCACGGAGACCTGCTCAGTCAAAACGCTCTGCTGCGGAAACCGTGCGAGGCTTCATGCAGACCGAGAGGGACGAAG ctttcCTCACTCTGCAGGCCATGTTCAGAGTGGCAGACGGTGATCCTGAAACACCACAGACAGCGAGACACGGTACCAGTGAACTGGGGAAACTGTTTCCCTCCCCACTGGAGAACAGACCACTGGGAACTGGCCAAG gCCTACATGCCAAGGGGTCAGGTGGAAGTGAAGGGAGCAGATCAGTGTGATGCCTCTGCTCTACTCAACCTGATCAACTACTGTGATTGCTTCCATTCTGTCGATctaaagtgtgtgagagag gTGATCCATTACAGGAACAAGCTGATGCATTCTTGTGAGTTCCGTGTGAAGGATGAATGGATGAAGCACTATCAGATCGCTCTGAAAAACCTCTTGCGGCAGTTCAGCCACGTACCACAGATGGCAACAGCTGGCCGACAGATAGAGGAG ATGCTGACCATTGATTTGTCAATATGTGTCTCTGGTTTGGACCAAATGGATTCTGCTGACCTGGATGGATCAGAGGGTGATATTGTCAGCCAATGGGAGATTAGCAGTGACTTAATTAGCCAGTGGGAGGCTGAGTTGCTACAAGAGCGGCTGCAGGAGGTACTAcatacagctgctgctgctgatgatgatgatcatgataCGAAG GAAACTGAGCAATTGAAGAGGCTGCAAGGTTTCCTTCAGGCCAACCGTGATCTGGCTGAGAGGTTTTCTGCAGAACTTCAAGCCATCAACTCACTGGAAGCCAGAGAataa
- the LOC124068828 gene encoding E3 SUMO-protein ligase ZBED1-like isoform X1: MNFIRKFSEEKRQNWLKVVECLLLLRKSLKPFIDKQTEDFFKELRNAGDLCPCETECCFTKGNPSKSRLCDACCKWKEMILNYHITPGGRVMWQNCQPHQWSIDKWEVAKVYMPNGHKKHKSVGDFDVAALLSLMNQCKHFSRFELGDLCAQVASVRNIVMHSPSCRLETEDFHRCLQQIKAIAAVLAKFDANFQGLSRDIDELQNLNFRLMLSEEEEVRQVLREREQKLLQIVKQLMKVLKRMKRVFCQLVQDLAEVLTALEPVEELINEISETLLQNLNFRLMLSEEEEVRQVQREREQKLLQIVKQLMKVLKRMKRVSCQLIQDLAEVLTALEPVEELINEISETLVRCLVCTQELSYSNNTSSMLRHLSARHDNTHTQQTTDPVNSGNPDMSRKQKLDEALVDMIVKDSQPFSIVDNEGFQNFVKILDPSYSLSSRKTVKAMVEARFAETKEKAIADIKQASAVSLTADMWTSVNMGTYLGVTCHYVSDHLDLATVCLGVQYFPLGHTAANIADAMANLMTEWEITEKVSGMVTDGAHNIVASVNQLQVRHIYCFAHMLNLVVKESLCQTTELENIRNRARKIVAHFKSSTKAKEKLSSAQTNMGMPQKKLIQEVETRWNSTYDMLQRLYEEREPLGAALASLATDIVPFTSDEYAAIDKCLTVLRPFYQATVELSEERRVSGSKAIPVAKMLRHAIAAERAQMAPSIGATLANHLISNLDEKFCGLEKVNSLSVATILDPRFKQAGFTNQINATAAIEKLTRECTSLIDVSAEDVPVENATTSASASNGNYNLWASLDNYVESQHRTSSAPASATVEIQRYLKEQILSRAEDPLKYWEARKTLYPTLWKLACKYLCIPASSVPCERIFSKAGELVSKKRSRLKPATVEKIIFLNKNL; encoded by the exons ATGAATTTCATTCGGaaattttctgaagaaaaacgCCAGAACTGGCTTAAAGTCGTTGAATGTTTGTTGCTCCTTCGGAAATCGTTGAAGCCTTTCATCGATAAGCAGACTGAGGATTTCTTTAAGGAACTGCGCAATGCAGGCGACCTGTGTCCGTGTGAGACGGAGTGCTGCTTTACAAAAGGGAATCCCAGCAAG AGTCGTTTATGTGATGCGTGTTgtaaatggaaagaaatgatACTGAACTACCATATCACACCGGGTGGAAGAGTGATGTGGCAGAACTGTCAACCCCATCAGTGGTCCATAGATAAATGGGAAGTGGCTAAG gtGTACATGCCGAATGGCCATAAGAAACATAAATCAGTTGGTGACTTCGACGTTGCTGCACTTCTGTCTCTCATGAATCAGTGCAAGCACTTCAGTAGGTTTGAGCTTGGTGATTTGTGTGCTCAg GTTGCCAGTGTACGAAACATTGTCATGCATTCTCCAAGTTGCCGGCTAGAGACAGAGGATTTCCACAGATGCCTTCAACAAATCAAAGCCATTGCTGCTGTGCTTGCAAAATTTGATGCCAATTTCCAAGGCCTGTCTAGAGACATCGATGAG cttcagaACCTTAACTTCAGACTGATGCTgtctgaagaagaggaagtacGACAAGTTCTCAGAGAGCGTGAACAAAAACTGCTGCAAATTGTCAAGCAATTGATGAAGGTgctgaagaggatgaagagagtTTTCTGTCAGCTAGTACAA GATTTGGCGGAAGTCTTAACTGCATTGGAACCGGTAGAGGAGCTGATTAACGAAATATCTGAAACTTTG cttcagaACCTTAACTTCAGACTGATGCTgtctgaagaagaggaagtacGACAAGTTCAGAGAGAGCGTGAACAAAAACTGCTGCAAATTGTCAAGCAATTGATGAAGGTgctgaagaggatgaagagagtTTCCTGTCAACTAATACAA GATTTGGCGGAAGTCTTAACTGCATTGGAACCGGTAGAGGAGCTGATTAACGAAATATCTGAAACTTTG GTGCGGTGTTTGGTTTGCACTCAAGAGTTGTCATACAGCAACAATACGTCATCTATGCTGAGACACTTGAGTGCCAGGCATGATAACACTCATACCCAGCAAACCACTGACCCAGTCAACTCTGGAAATCCTGACA TGTCCAGAAAGCAGAAGCTGGATGAGGCCTTGGTGGACATGATTGTAAAAGACAGTCAGCCCTTTTCTATTGTTGATAATGAAGGGTTCCAAAATTTTGTTAAAATCCTGGACCCATCATATTCCTTATCAAGCCGCAAAACTGTTAAGGCAATGGTTGAAGCAAGGTTCGCTGAAACCAAAGAGAAGGCCATAGCAGATATTAAACAGGCTTCAGCAGTTAGTTTGACTGCTGACATGTGGACATCGGTAAATATGGGCACATACCTTGGTGTCACATGCCACTATGTCTCAGACCACCTAGATCTGGCTACTGTTTGTTTAGGTGTGCAGTATTTCCCTCTGGGCCACACAGCAGCTAATATTGCAGATGCAATGGCAAATTTGATGACAGAGTGGGAAATAACTGAAAAAGTATCTGGAATGGTCACTGATGGAGCTCACAATATTGTGGCAAGTGTTAATCAGTTACAAGTCAGACATATTTACTGCTTTGCCCATATGTTAAATCTTGTTGTAAAAGAATCACTCTGTCAGACCACTGAGCTGGAAAACATACGGAATAGGGCCCGCAAAATAGTGGCACACTTTAAGTCCAGTACAAAGGCAAAAGAGAAGTTAAGTTCTGCTCAAACTAATATGGGCATGCCCCAAAAAAAACTCATTCAAGAGGTTGAAACAAGATGGAACAGCACTTATGACATGCTCCAAAGGCTATATGAGGAAAGAGAACCTTTAGGGGCAGCCCTTGCATCGCTTGCCACCGACATAGTGCCTTTCACATCAGATGAATATGCAGCCATCGACAAGTGCCTGACTGTTTTAAGGCCTTTCTATCAAGCGACTGTAGAGCTGTCTGAAGAAAGGAGAGTATCTGGGTCAAAGGCAATACCAGTGGCTAAAATGCTAAGACATGCCATTGCTGCTGAACGTGCCCAAATGGCTCCTTCTATTGGTGCCACGCTTGCCAACCATTTAATATCTAATTTGGATGAAAAATTCTGCGGCTTGGAAAAGGTGAACTCTCTATCTGTAGCCACCATTCTGGATCCCCGATTTAAACAGGCTGGcttcacaaatcaaatcaatgcCACGGCTGCTATAGAAAAGCTGACACGTGAATGCACCAGTCTTATCGATGTGTCGGCTGAAGATGTTCCCGTGGAGAATGCGACAACATCTGCCAGTGCGAGTAACGGAAATTATAACTTGTGGGCGTCACTTGACAATTATGTTGAGTCTCAGCACCGCACCAGCAGTGCACCTGCCAGCGCTACAGTGGAGATCCAGAG atatttaaaagaacaaattttgagcagagcagaggatcCACTAAAGTACTGGGAAGCAAGAAAGACATTGTATCCTACGCTGTGGAAGCTCGCATGCAAATATCTTTGCATCCCAGCATCATCGGTGCCATGTGAGAGGATATTTTCTAAAGCTGGGGAGCTGGTCAGCAAGAAGAGGAGCCGACTGAAGCCTGCAACTGTCgaaaaaattatatttcttaataaaaatctataa
- the LOC124068828 gene encoding E3 SUMO-protein ligase ZBED1-like isoform X2 yields MNFIRKFSEEKRQNWLKVVECLLLLRKSLKPFIDKQTEDFFKELRNAGDLCPCETECCFTKGNPSKSRLCDACCKWKEMILNYHITPGGRVMWQNCQPHQWSIDKWEVAKVYMPNGHKKHKSVGDFDVAALLSLMNQCKHFSRFELGDLCAQVASVRNIVMHSPSCRLETEDFHRCLQQIKAIAAVLAKFDANFQGLSRDIDELQNLNFRLMLSEEEEVRQVLREREQKLLQIVKQLMKVLKRMKRVFCQLVQDLAEVLTALEPVEELINEISETLVRCLVCTQELSYSNNTSSMLRHLSARHDNTHTQQTTDPVNSGNPDMSRKQKLDEALVDMIVKDSQPFSIVDNEGFQNFVKILDPSYSLSSRKTVKAMVEARFAETKEKAIADIKQASAVSLTADMWTSVNMGTYLGVTCHYVSDHLDLATVCLGVQYFPLGHTAANIADAMANLMTEWEITEKVSGMVTDGAHNIVASVNQLQVRHIYCFAHMLNLVVKESLCQTTELENIRNRARKIVAHFKSSTKAKEKLSSAQTNMGMPQKKLIQEVETRWNSTYDMLQRLYEEREPLGAALASLATDIVPFTSDEYAAIDKCLTVLRPFYQATVELSEERRVSGSKAIPVAKMLRHAIAAERAQMAPSIGATLANHLISNLDEKFCGLEKVNSLSVATILDPRFKQAGFTNQINATAAIEKLTRECTSLIDVSAEDVPVENATTSASASNGNYNLWASLDNYVESQHRTSSAPASATVEIQRYLKEQILSRAEDPLKYWEARKTLYPTLWKLACKYLCIPASSVPCERIFSKAGELVSKKRSRLKPATVEKIIFLNKNL; encoded by the exons ATGAATTTCATTCGGaaattttctgaagaaaaacgCCAGAACTGGCTTAAAGTCGTTGAATGTTTGTTGCTCCTTCGGAAATCGTTGAAGCCTTTCATCGATAAGCAGACTGAGGATTTCTTTAAGGAACTGCGCAATGCAGGCGACCTGTGTCCGTGTGAGACGGAGTGCTGCTTTACAAAAGGGAATCCCAGCAAG AGTCGTTTATGTGATGCGTGTTgtaaatggaaagaaatgatACTGAACTACCATATCACACCGGGTGGAAGAGTGATGTGGCAGAACTGTCAACCCCATCAGTGGTCCATAGATAAATGGGAAGTGGCTAAG gtGTACATGCCGAATGGCCATAAGAAACATAAATCAGTTGGTGACTTCGACGTTGCTGCACTTCTGTCTCTCATGAATCAGTGCAAGCACTTCAGTAGGTTTGAGCTTGGTGATTTGTGTGCTCAg GTTGCCAGTGTACGAAACATTGTCATGCATTCTCCAAGTTGCCGGCTAGAGACAGAGGATTTCCACAGATGCCTTCAACAAATCAAAGCCATTGCTGCTGTGCTTGCAAAATTTGATGCCAATTTCCAAGGCCTGTCTAGAGACATCGATGAG cttcagaACCTTAACTTCAGACTGATGCTgtctgaagaagaggaagtacGACAAGTTCTCAGAGAGCGTGAACAAAAACTGCTGCAAATTGTCAAGCAATTGATGAAGGTgctgaagaggatgaagagagtTTTCTGTCAGCTAGTACAA GATTTGGCGGAAGTCTTAACTGCATTGGAACCGGTAGAGGAGCTGATTAACGAAATATCTGAAACTTTG GTGCGGTGTTTGGTTTGCACTCAAGAGTTGTCATACAGCAACAATACGTCATCTATGCTGAGACACTTGAGTGCCAGGCATGATAACACTCATACCCAGCAAACCACTGACCCAGTCAACTCTGGAAATCCTGACA TGTCCAGAAAGCAGAAGCTGGATGAGGCCTTGGTGGACATGATTGTAAAAGACAGTCAGCCCTTTTCTATTGTTGATAATGAAGGGTTCCAAAATTTTGTTAAAATCCTGGACCCATCATATTCCTTATCAAGCCGCAAAACTGTTAAGGCAATGGTTGAAGCAAGGTTCGCTGAAACCAAAGAGAAGGCCATAGCAGATATTAAACAGGCTTCAGCAGTTAGTTTGACTGCTGACATGTGGACATCGGTAAATATGGGCACATACCTTGGTGTCACATGCCACTATGTCTCAGACCACCTAGATCTGGCTACTGTTTGTTTAGGTGTGCAGTATTTCCCTCTGGGCCACACAGCAGCTAATATTGCAGATGCAATGGCAAATTTGATGACAGAGTGGGAAATAACTGAAAAAGTATCTGGAATGGTCACTGATGGAGCTCACAATATTGTGGCAAGTGTTAATCAGTTACAAGTCAGACATATTTACTGCTTTGCCCATATGTTAAATCTTGTTGTAAAAGAATCACTCTGTCAGACCACTGAGCTGGAAAACATACGGAATAGGGCCCGCAAAATAGTGGCACACTTTAAGTCCAGTACAAAGGCAAAAGAGAAGTTAAGTTCTGCTCAAACTAATATGGGCATGCCCCAAAAAAAACTCATTCAAGAGGTTGAAACAAGATGGAACAGCACTTATGACATGCTCCAAAGGCTATATGAGGAAAGAGAACCTTTAGGGGCAGCCCTTGCATCGCTTGCCACCGACATAGTGCCTTTCACATCAGATGAATATGCAGCCATCGACAAGTGCCTGACTGTTTTAAGGCCTTTCTATCAAGCGACTGTAGAGCTGTCTGAAGAAAGGAGAGTATCTGGGTCAAAGGCAATACCAGTGGCTAAAATGCTAAGACATGCCATTGCTGCTGAACGTGCCCAAATGGCTCCTTCTATTGGTGCCACGCTTGCCAACCATTTAATATCTAATTTGGATGAAAAATTCTGCGGCTTGGAAAAGGTGAACTCTCTATCTGTAGCCACCATTCTGGATCCCCGATTTAAACAGGCTGGcttcacaaatcaaatcaatgcCACGGCTGCTATAGAAAAGCTGACACGTGAATGCACCAGTCTTATCGATGTGTCGGCTGAAGATGTTCCCGTGGAGAATGCGACAACATCTGCCAGTGCGAGTAACGGAAATTATAACTTGTGGGCGTCACTTGACAATTATGTTGAGTCTCAGCACCGCACCAGCAGTGCACCTGCCAGCGCTACAGTGGAGATCCAGAG atatttaaaagaacaaattttgagcagagcagaggatcCACTAAAGTACTGGGAAGCAAGAAAGACATTGTATCCTACGCTGTGGAAGCTCGCATGCAAATATCTTTGCATCCCAGCATCATCGGTGCCATGTGAGAGGATATTTTCTAAAGCTGGGGAGCTGGTCAGCAAGAAGAGGAGCCGACTGAAGCCTGCAACTGTCgaaaaaattatatttcttaataaaaatctataa